GCATTGGTAATACCAAGTGAGCACCACGTAATCGCTCGGCATTGGCAACGATATTGCCGTCCTTTACCTCAATGGTTGCACCCATGCGTGTCAACCCTTCTATATGTGCATTAACCGGGCGGGCGCCGATAGCGAATCCCCCCGGTAAAGATACGATTGCTTGACCAAAACGTGCGAGTAAGGGGCCTAACGCCAAAATAGACGCGCGCATGGTTTTTACCAAAGTGTAGGGCGCCTCATGTGTGTGTAATTTTGCGGCTTGGATTTTTAAGGAGCCGTCATTGGTTTCGCAATGCACCCCCATCGCGCGTAATACCGCCAATGCTGAATGAATATCACGCAGTTGTGGTACATTAGTTAGGTGACACGGTTCTTCTGTGAGTAAGCAGGCAAAGAGTGCTGGAAGGGCCGCATTTTTAGCACCACTGATATTGATTTTTCCGTGTAACGGTCGACCGCCGCAAATTTCTAGTTTATCCATTCCACTCGTCGGGAGTATGTGTTCGCATGGAAAGCGCATGAATCTGCGAGTGCATGCGTTCTCCCAGTGCTGCATATACTTTTTGGTGGCGGCTTACTCGATTAAGTCCCTCAAATTCCACGCTCACAATGAGCGCCTCAAAATGGCGCCCGTCGCCTCGTACTTCTAGGTGGACACAGGGTAAGTTGTCACTAACCCATTGCTGAACTTGTTGTGGT
This genomic interval from Candidatus Persebacteraceae bacterium Df01 contains the following:
- a CDS encoding BolA/IbaG family iron-sulfur metabolism protein — protein: MDPTPQQVQQWVSDNLPCVHLEVRGDGRHFEALIVSVEFEGLNRVSRHQKVYAALGERMHSQIHALSMRTHTPDEWNG